One Candidatus Omnitrophota bacterium genomic window carries:
- a CDS encoding GntR family transcriptional regulator, translated as MKDAVEKNSPVPLYKQLKRVIENQIKSGDKKPGELISSEKEFCQQFSVSQITVRKAMFELVNEGVLYRIPGKGTFVSGPEQGSRGGSKLKTDNIGFVISREHHPIFSNTFYSYVFAGVEEEARSHGYNLIYQVLDEKLMFDPSTFKLIEERKVDGLILVGEMSHSFISNLKAKDIPIVLLDHYIENSSLDSIVTDNTKGTADMIKYLADLGHKEIGFLGATLEHGSFMERFEGYKAAMKKHRLELNEDFVQTGLLWNGYGIMEKMFRLKKLPTAIFACNDLIAIRAMAAIQDKGMKIPDEISIAGFDDIDMSQQIHPPLTTVRVEKEEMGKIGVKRLIQRMKNSNKRAEKITVPTELVVRKSCKALK; from the coding sequence ATGAAAGATGCCGTAGAGAAAAATTCGCCGGTCCCTTTATATAAGCAGCTTAAGCGGGTCATTGAAAACCAGATAAAGAGCGGCGATAAGAAACCCGGCGAACTCATCTCTTCCGAGAAGGAATTCTGCCAGCAATTCAGCGTGAGCCAGATAACGGTCCGCAAGGCGATGTTCGAGCTGGTGAACGAAGGCGTGCTCTACAGGATCCCGGGAAAGGGAACGTTCGTCTCCGGCCCGGAGCAGGGCTCGAGGGGCGGGTCAAAACTGAAGACCGACAACATCGGATTTGTGATATCGCGCGAACATCACCCTATATTTTCCAACACCTTCTATTCGTATGTCTTCGCCGGAGTGGAAGAAGAGGCGCGCTCCCACGGCTATAACCTTATCTACCAGGTCCTCGACGAAAAATTGATGTTCGACCCCTCCACATTCAAGTTGATAGAGGAAAGAAAGGTCGACGGCCTGATCCTCGTAGGCGAGATGTCCCACAGTTTCATTTCAAACCTTAAAGCGAAAGATATCCCGATAGTCCTGCTCGACCATTATATCGAGAATTCATCGCTAGACTCCATCGTGACGGATAACACGAAAGGCACGGCGGATATGATCAAATATCTTGCGGACCTCGGACACAAGGAGATAGGCTTCCTCGGCGCCACGCTCGAGCACGGCTCTTTTATGGAGAGGTTCGAGGGATACAAGGCCGCGATGAAAAAGCACCGCCTGGAGCTCAACGAGGATTTCGTCCAGACCGGCCTCCTCTGGAACGGATACGGCATCATGGAGAAGATGTTCAGGCTCAAGAAGCTCCCCACCGCTATTTTCGCCTGCAACGACCTGATAGCTATCCGCGCGATGGCTGCGATACAGGACAAGGGGATGAAGATACCCGACGAGATAAGCATTGCCGGTTTCGACGATATAGATATGAGCCAGCAGATACACCCCCCGCTTACCACAGTGCGGGTGGAGAAGGAAGAGATGGGAAAGATCGGCGTCAAAAGGCTTATACAGAGGATGAAGAACAGCAACAAGCGCGCCGAGAAGATCACCGTCCCGACCGAGCTGGTCGTAAGGAAGTCCTGCAAGGCGTTGAAATGA
- a CDS encoding beta-galactosidase, with product MKKTVEIKDGILYIDKRPVFFNSADYPYYRDDPENWDDRLKKIKMTGIDVVSFYVPWRHHMTGPGGGYAVDFDGKTRPNRNVKLFAKLCAKNKLWMVVKPGPFIHAETNYGGLPDWVCPAEDPEIEPFTDSKGNQLRWPPHSGKILPAPLSGKFKGMVREWFGSVDRNIIKDNVYPKGNIIAVQVCNEGLYSDFPGLITDYDYSPSALSLFRKFTKEKDPQVPRDVSALKTRSDLKEYLRWGEWQSEYMGSVYREYSSFIKSKAPFVINLSPPIDGKRLDHWLTRAIPEKWKNINYGFTNWLKPVSEDSVSFERYSLLAKRKRGINFEENWGFSKLYDTRFQYPVVCVFETLLAVANGATGFNVYTAVNTGRWDDLIDRVHERPYPDSSPIKEDGTLTKKYDVLALLAGFFKENAVDLLEAGPCRGIAWGFYPAYSYLAAWDIPDDCLKGLGLGRFKCGFGGLDEFQRLLRGKNIDFQIANIKSAAPKELNSYKNIVLCGGSFMDRKTQRKLLKYASSGGRLIFTGEVPSLDENFKKYDILKEKAVLARAMDGVLDAIVSPDRRLEAEGPDLQVWAYENRKKAIQFFFILDLSAEPGIKEFRYSGKNLKVSLPGKSAAIVKVKDSRLDAVFVKGVNEMTGNSVVPCVSFGKDELKAGEECDLSASRRGDKWQVKTA from the coding sequence ATGAAAAAGACAGTTGAAATAAAAGACGGGATCTTGTATATAGACAAGAGGCCCGTTTTTTTTAACTCGGCCGATTATCCGTATTACCGCGACGACCCGGAGAATTGGGACGACAGGCTGAAGAAGATAAAGATGACGGGCATCGACGTCGTTAGCTTCTATGTCCCGTGGCGCCACCATATGACCGGACCAGGCGGGGGATATGCCGTAGATTTTGACGGGAAGACGCGGCCAAACCGCAATGTAAAATTATTTGCGAAGCTGTGCGCGAAAAACAAACTGTGGATGGTCGTCAAGCCCGGCCCTTTCATCCATGCCGAAACAAATTACGGAGGACTTCCGGATTGGGTCTGTCCGGCGGAAGACCCGGAGATCGAGCCGTTCACGGACAGCAAAGGCAACCAGCTCAGGTGGCCGCCGCACAGCGGGAAAATACTGCCGGCCCCGCTTTCGGGTAAATTTAAGGGCATGGTCAGGGAATGGTTCGGTTCGGTGGACAGGAACATCATAAAAGATAATGTTTACCCAAAGGGAAATATTATAGCGGTCCAGGTCTGCAACGAAGGGCTTTATTCCGACTTCCCTGGTTTGATCACGGATTATGACTATTCTCCTTCGGCTTTGTCGCTTTTCCGTAAATTTACGAAGGAGAAAGACCCGCAGGTCCCGAGGGACGTCTCGGCGCTCAAGACCAGGTCTGACCTGAAGGAGTATCTCAGGTGGGGCGAATGGCAATCGGAATATATGGGATCGGTGTACAGGGAATACTCGTCTTTCATTAAAAGCAAGGCGCCTTTTGTGATAAACCTGAGCCCTCCCATAGACGGTAAAAGGCTGGACCATTGGCTTACCCGCGCCATTCCCGAGAAATGGAAAAATATAAATTACGGATTTACAAACTGGCTAAAGCCGGTTTCGGAAGACAGCGTTTCCTTTGAGCGCTATAGCCTGCTGGCGAAGAGGAAGAGGGGGATAAATTTTGAGGAGAATTGGGGCTTCTCCAAGCTTTATGACACGCGTTTCCAATATCCGGTGGTATGCGTCTTCGAGACCCTCCTGGCTGTCGCCAACGGGGCGACGGGTTTTAATGTCTATACCGCCGTCAATACCGGCAGATGGGATGACCTGATCGACCGCGTGCATGAGAGGCCGTATCCGGATTCGTCCCCTATTAAAGAGGACGGCACGCTGACGAAGAAATATGACGTATTGGCCTTGTTGGCGGGCTTCTTTAAGGAGAACGCCGTTGATCTCCTGGAGGCCGGACCCTGCCGCGGTATCGCCTGGGGTTTCTATCCGGCTTATTCGTATCTAGCGGCATGGGATATCCCCGATGACTGCCTGAAAGGGCTGGGGCTTGGCCGGTTTAAATGCGGCTTCGGCGGATTGGACGAATTCCAGAGGCTTCTGCGCGGGAAAAATATAGACTTCCAGATAGCGAATATCAAGTCGGCCGCGCCGAAGGAACTTAATAGCTATAAAAATATCGTATTGTGCGGCGGCTCCTTTATGGACAGGAAGACGCAGCGGAAGTTATTGAAATACGCCTCTTCGGGAGGCAGGCTGATATTTACCGGGGAGGTCCCGTCGCTCGACGAGAATTTCAAGAAATATGACATCCTGAAGGAAAAAGCGGTATTAGCGCGGGCGATGGACGGCGTTTTGGACGCGATAGTAAGCCCGGACAGGAGATTGGAGGCCGAAGGCCCGGACCTCCAGGTTTGGGCTTATGAAAACCGCAAGAAAGCCATCCAATTCTTCTTTATATTAGACTTGTCCGCGGAGCCGGGGATAAAAGAGTTCAGGTATTCGGGGAAAAACTTGAAGGTATCCTTACCCGGGAAGTCCGCGGCGATAGTTAAGGTTAAAGATTCAAGACTCGATGCGGTCTTTGTAAAAGGCGTGAACGAAATGACCGGGAATTCTGTCGTCCCCTGCGTCTCTTTCGGAAAAGATGAATTGAAAGCCGGCGAAGAGTGCGACCTCTCGGCATCGCGCAGGGGGGATAAATGGCAGGTAAAGACCGCCTGA